One Fuerstiella marisgermanici DNA window includes the following coding sequences:
- the serA gene encoding phosphoglycerate dehydrogenase, with product MYRVLITDGLHAAGMKVLNDADNVEPVVKPDLTPEQLKAELQNVEGIIIRSKTTLTADLLEGQKRLKVIVRAGVGTDNIDSEAATKAGILVMNTPTGNTTSTAEHAFAMMLALSRNIAPACATMKAGRWDKKLFQGSQLAGKTLAVIGLGRIGVTVAKRAKAFEMRVLGYDPFYSAEKAAEHGIEYFDNVDDIVKECDYLTVHTPLVDATRGIINAKRLATMKKGARLINCARGGIIDEGDLADAIESGHIGGAAMDVFVEEPPTDRRLVDLPQVLATPHLGASTEEAQEMVAVEAAEIITDYLLNNEIRYAINMAPVSGAEMEDLKHYLALSYRLGLLSAQMIHGQSLKGAEIDYRGEAADRKTRLMTSAFAAGLLEGALDDGVNIINATSIARSRGIDLTEVSSGSSENFASMISISLNTDSGTFEAAGTIFGHQFLRLVKLDKYCFEAFLDGVLLVYRHRDVPGLIGYIGTILGKHNVNIANMALGRQTNQPGGDSVAVLNLDSEPSAEALAEVLEHAEVSGVDIVRLPPAGASLPWVGGN from the coding sequence GTGTATCGAGTATTGATCACGGACGGCCTGCACGCCGCCGGAATGAAGGTGCTAAACGACGCGGACAATGTCGAACCCGTCGTCAAACCAGACCTGACGCCCGAACAGCTTAAGGCCGAACTGCAGAATGTTGAAGGCATCATCATTCGAAGCAAGACCACGCTGACCGCCGATTTACTGGAAGGCCAGAAGCGTTTGAAGGTCATTGTGCGAGCCGGCGTGGGGACCGATAACATCGATTCCGAAGCCGCCACCAAGGCTGGCATTCTGGTGATGAACACGCCGACCGGCAACACGACCAGCACGGCCGAACATGCGTTCGCAATGATGCTGGCGTTGTCCCGCAACATCGCTCCTGCATGTGCCACAATGAAAGCCGGCCGCTGGGACAAAAAGCTGTTTCAGGGAAGCCAGCTCGCTGGTAAAACGCTGGCCGTCATCGGACTGGGACGTATCGGCGTAACAGTGGCAAAACGAGCCAAAGCATTCGAAATGCGAGTGCTGGGTTATGACCCGTTTTACTCTGCTGAAAAAGCGGCAGAACACGGCATCGAATACTTCGACAACGTCGACGACATTGTAAAGGAATGCGACTACCTGACGGTTCACACGCCGCTGGTAGATGCCACTCGCGGAATCATCAACGCCAAACGTCTGGCGACGATGAAGAAAGGAGCTCGGCTGATCAACTGTGCTCGCGGCGGAATTATCGACGAAGGCGATCTGGCGGACGCGATCGAATCCGGCCACATCGGCGGCGCCGCGATGGACGTTTTTGTTGAAGAACCACCAACGGATCGCCGACTGGTCGACCTGCCTCAGGTACTGGCCACGCCTCATCTGGGCGCGTCAACAGAAGAAGCTCAGGAAATGGTGGCGGTGGAAGCCGCAGAGATCATTACTGACTACCTGCTGAACAACGAAATCCGCTACGCCATCAACATGGCTCCGGTTTCCGGCGCGGAAATGGAAGACCTGAAGCACTACCTGGCACTCAGCTACCGGCTGGGACTGCTGTCGGCTCAAATGATTCACGGCCAATCACTCAAAGGTGCCGAAATCGATTACCGAGGTGAGGCGGCCGATCGGAAGACTCGCCTGATGACGTCTGCCTTCGCAGCTGGCCTGCTGGAAGGTGCGTTGGACGATGGTGTAAACATCATCAACGCCACATCGATCGCTCGATCACGCGGCATTGATTTAACTGAAGTGTCCAGCGGCAGTTCTGAGAACTTCGCATCGATGATTTCCATTTCGCTAAACACAGACAGCGGAACATTCGAAGCCGCTGGAACCATTTTCGGCCATCAGTTTCTGCGGCTGGTGAAACTGGACAAGTACTGTTTTGAGGCCTTCCTGGACGGCGTGTTGCTGGTCTATCGGCATCGCGATGTGCCCGGCCTGATTGGCTACATCGGCACGATTCTGGGCAAGCACAATGTGAACATCGCCAACATGGCACTGGGCCGTCAGACAAACCAGCCGGGTGGCGATTCTGTGGCCGTGCTGAATCTGGATAGTGAGCCATCGGCCGAAGCATTGGCCGAAGTACTGGAGCATGCGGAAGTCTCGGGCGTTGATATCGTGCGTTTGCCTCCCGCCGGGGCCAGCCTGCCATGGGTTGGCGGTAACTAA
- a CDS encoding tetratricopeptide repeat protein, producing MNQSSPKPMVRGGIPWWLWGMIIFGTAIVALATVVALWPQDSEALYQTAIDSFDEGDSETFKASLASLRNDADYADHVIFLEGLDAAKEGKDLRALELFESVKDNDALKPLVLQNIGRSFTATGQYKKAIEAFDASIALDSENADETRIMVAQLYYGIGGLKHAESLLNTVIESATDKPTMAYSLRAKIRAEMFSYADAVEDYALLLETPGDRAAASPALIADYVRALLKVGDEARIQEAATEMAADLMDQQLQWQLNMAAGNREQVLDAIAATKGSPNSPGPTDKIEAQAALEVGRYEAAAKMIRTAIGNRPRDIDTFELAAKIFEAAGMADEQKNAEQNIEKLRQLQQDYLATLTEIGDDIKSADLRLKLAEILVELAQFQEANRWYSVAAMIDPERREEATAALEELRQLRSLPPVLVPFEEEK from the coding sequence ATGAATCAATCTTCACCTAAACCCATGGTTCGCGGCGGAATTCCGTGGTGGCTGTGGGGCATGATCATTTTCGGCACAGCGATTGTCGCGTTGGCGACCGTTGTCGCTTTGTGGCCACAGGATTCAGAAGCTCTTTACCAGACCGCTATCGACAGCTTTGACGAGGGCGATTCGGAGACCTTCAAGGCTTCGCTGGCCTCATTGCGAAACGACGCCGACTACGCCGACCACGTAATTTTTCTCGAAGGGTTGGACGCTGCCAAAGAGGGCAAAGATCTTCGCGCACTGGAGTTGTTCGAATCAGTCAAAGACAACGACGCTTTAAAGCCACTGGTTCTGCAGAACATCGGCCGATCCTTCACGGCAACTGGTCAGTACAAGAAAGCAATCGAAGCATTTGATGCGTCCATCGCGCTGGATTCGGAGAATGCCGACGAAACTCGAATCATGGTGGCTCAGTTGTACTACGGCATCGGTGGCCTGAAACACGCTGAAAGCCTGCTGAACACCGTCATCGAATCGGCGACAGACAAGCCGACAATGGCGTATAGCCTGCGAGCCAAAATCAGGGCTGAAATGTTCAGCTACGCCGACGCAGTGGAAGACTATGCACTGCTGCTGGAAACTCCTGGCGACCGAGCGGCTGCCAGTCCAGCTCTGATTGCAGACTACGTACGCGCCCTGCTAAAAGTGGGCGACGAAGCCAGAATTCAGGAAGCGGCCACAGAAATGGCGGCTGACCTGATGGATCAGCAGCTACAGTGGCAGCTTAATATGGCTGCCGGCAATCGTGAACAGGTGCTGGACGCAATCGCAGCGACGAAGGGTTCCCCGAATTCGCCCGGCCCCACGGACAAAATTGAAGCTCAGGCCGCGTTGGAAGTCGGACGCTACGAAGCGGCGGCGAAAATGATTCGAACAGCCATCGGCAACCGGCCTCGCGACATCGACACCTTCGAATTGGCCGCAAAGATTTTTGAAGCGGCCGGAATGGCTGACGAGCAGAAAAATGCCGAGCAGAACATCGAAAAACTGCGCCAGCTTCAGCAGGACTATCTGGCCACGCTGACAGAAATTGGTGACGACATCAAGTCTGCCGATCTACGGCTGAAGTTGGCCGAAATCCTGGTCGAACTGGCTCAATTTCAGGAAGCCAACCGGTGGTACTCTGTGGCGGCGATGATTGATCCGGAGCGTCGCGAAGAAGCGACGGCGGCCCTCGAGGAACTCAGGCAACTCAGAAGCCTGCCCCCGGTGCTCGTTCCCTTTGAAGAAGAAAAATAG
- the epsC gene encoding serine O-acetyltransferase EpsC — protein sequence MTFRSPEHVQLEEIAGRLVESLGECDENALPSVDGVISFACDVREVLFPGYGKTRRLPAAEQQAIETAALLNRIESRLRIETGRSILHARQTMLKLHSDTAEPPAVHGDARSLARQFLTSLPELQAALKADIQAAFDGDPAARSSDEIVLSYPGIEAVLIYRVAHKLHQLGIPYLPRILTEWAHGVTGIDIHPGATIGPRFFIDHGTGVVIGETCEIGAGVTLYQGVTLGAWSFPRDEDGNLIRGEKRHPTLEDNVSVYSNATILGGTTVIGAGSLVGANVVLSRSVMPNTIVTIEKPSLRFREAG from the coding sequence ATGACTTTTCGTTCTCCCGAGCATGTTCAACTGGAGGAGATTGCCGGACGTTTGGTGGAAAGTCTGGGCGAATGTGACGAGAACGCTTTGCCGTCAGTCGACGGTGTGATTTCCTTTGCCTGCGATGTGCGTGAAGTGCTGTTTCCGGGCTACGGAAAAACTCGGCGGCTGCCAGCGGCCGAACAGCAGGCAATCGAAACGGCCGCACTGCTGAACCGAATTGAATCGCGTCTCCGCATCGAAACCGGCCGATCCATCCTTCACGCTCGGCAAACCATGTTGAAGCTGCATTCAGACACTGCCGAGCCACCGGCCGTGCATGGCGACGCCAGGTCGCTCGCCCGACAATTTCTGACTTCCCTGCCGGAACTCCAGGCAGCTCTGAAAGCCGACATCCAGGCAGCATTTGACGGAGACCCCGCCGCACGAAGCAGCGATGAGATTGTGCTTAGCTATCCCGGCATTGAAGCGGTGCTAATCTACCGTGTAGCACACAAACTTCACCAGCTTGGCATTCCGTACCTACCTCGAATTCTCACCGAATGGGCTCACGGCGTCACCGGCATCGACATTCATCCCGGAGCAACCATCGGCCCTCGCTTTTTTATCGATCACGGCACGGGTGTGGTGATTGGGGAAACGTGCGAAATCGGTGCCGGAGTGACTCTGTATCAGGGAGTCACGTTGGGGGCATGGTCGTTTCCGCGTGATGAAGACGGCAACTTAATCCGCGGCGAAAAGCGACATCCGACGCTGGAAGACAATGTTTCCGTGTATTCGAACGCCACAATTCTGGGCGGCACCACGGTGATCGGTGCAGGCAGCCTGGTCGGGGCGAACGTAGTGCTGAGCCGCAGCGTGATGCCCAACACCATCGTGACTATCGAAAAACCGTCGCTACGGTTTCGAGAAGCGGGTTAG
- a CDS encoding type II CAAX prenyl endopeptidase Rce1 family protein translates to MNNQIVTTNDYWSDARKPLSCLMFLLPWIAVYEAGILMLARHNPDEIRNGADYWMRSLLSSAGLSQLLLLPLLVIGVLLVWHLVTKHPWHVRLETQLGMLAESVLLAVTLVAVGQVHQLLFLSLQPGVPDEQLLTLATGNLTRAVSYVGAGVYEEVMFRLLLVPLAFLVFRMFEFPKKWAAVMAALSTAFIFALAHHVGPSADAFNLFTFSFRAAAGTFFAAIFFLRGFGITVGCHAAYDLLVGVFLVA, encoded by the coding sequence ATGAACAACCAAATCGTCACCACCAACGATTACTGGTCCGACGCGCGAAAGCCGCTGTCGTGCCTGATGTTTCTTCTGCCGTGGATCGCCGTCTACGAAGCCGGAATTCTGATGCTCGCCCGGCACAACCCGGACGAAATCCGCAACGGTGCCGACTACTGGATGCGTTCTCTGTTGTCATCCGCCGGACTAAGCCAGCTTTTGCTGCTACCGCTGCTGGTGATCGGTGTGCTGCTGGTGTGGCATCTTGTCACGAAGCACCCGTGGCATGTGCGGCTGGAAACTCAACTGGGCATGCTGGCAGAAAGCGTTCTTCTGGCGGTCACGCTGGTCGCCGTTGGCCAGGTGCATCAGTTGCTGTTTTTGAGTCTGCAACCAGGCGTTCCGGACGAACAATTGCTGACGCTGGCGACCGGTAACCTCACGCGAGCCGTTTCGTACGTTGGCGCGGGCGTCTACGAAGAGGTAATGTTTCGGCTGCTGTTAGTGCCGCTGGCGTTTTTGGTGTTTCGGATGTTTGAATTTCCGAAGAAGTGGGCGGCCGTCATGGCGGCGCTGTCGACGGCATTTATCTTCGCCCTGGCTCACCATGTGGGGCCGTCAGCCGACGCCTTCAACCTGTTCACGTTTTCATTCCGAGCGGCCGCTGGAACCTTCTTTGCTGCGATCTTCTTCTTACGCGGCTTCGGAATCACCGTTGGCTGTCATGCGGCGTACGACTTATTGGTCGGCGTGTTTCTGGTCGCTTAG
- a CDS encoding DNA/RNA non-specific endonuclease: MAKFPVTGPRTADAALTAADAAKLRKVSMDLAQIALDIAGIADPTPICDGANAIISVARGDWLGAGLSLVSIVPYVGDLAKAGKFPKYLKSVETAIQLAQQSPAAAKILTPVIVRVKQALDLLPDAGGQALSTLRKRVDDFLGQSRTAKAVRAALPDISKQFSFRKFESNGYLYHEAKGRLGVPGKVKTHRSGSAQSALSKGMGDDAGHLIGNRFGAPGGAENLGLQNWRANRYGTYKNLENHWATQLKNGGGVEVQIRDVFKKGESRPFARKVEWTEISPSGVATKKDLTFMNAHTDRSRAMQDIAPSVLTPQSNNVINVDFVTGQRL; the protein is encoded by the coding sequence ATGGCCAAATTTCCTGTCACCGGTCCACGAACTGCGGATGCTGCTCTGACAGCCGCAGACGCCGCGAAGCTGCGTAAAGTGTCGATGGACCTGGCTCAGATTGCTCTCGACATCGCTGGAATCGCCGACCCCACTCCGATTTGTGACGGAGCCAACGCCATCATCAGCGTGGCTCGTGGCGATTGGTTGGGCGCCGGCTTGAGTCTGGTTTCGATCGTCCCTTACGTCGGCGACCTTGCCAAAGCGGGCAAGTTTCCCAAGTACCTGAAGTCGGTCGAGACAGCCATCCAGTTGGCTCAGCAATCTCCGGCGGCTGCCAAAATTTTGACGCCGGTGATCGTACGCGTGAAGCAGGCTCTGGATCTGCTGCCGGATGCCGGCGGTCAGGCCTTGTCGACGCTGCGAAAACGCGTGGATGATTTCCTGGGACAATCACGTACGGCCAAGGCTGTGCGAGCCGCGCTGCCGGATATCAGCAAGCAATTCAGCTTCCGCAAATTTGAAAGCAACGGGTATCTATATCACGAAGCGAAAGGCCGACTTGGCGTGCCAGGCAAAGTGAAAACTCACCGCTCGGGTTCGGCTCAGTCTGCTCTGTCCAAAGGCATGGGCGACGACGCCGGTCATTTGATCGGCAACCGCTTTGGTGCTCCGGGCGGGGCCGAAAATCTGGGGCTGCAAAACTGGCGAGCCAACCGCTACGGGACCTACAAGAACCTAGAAAACCACTGGGCCACTCAGCTAAAGAACGGCGGCGGTGTGGAAGTACAGATTCGAGACGTTTTCAAGAAGGGCGAAAGCCGTCCGTTTGCGAGGAAGGTGGAATGGACGGAAATCAGCCCGTCCGGCGTTGCCACGAAGAAAGACCTGACGTTCATGAACGCTCACACGGACCGTAGTCGAGCCATGCAGGACATCGCTCCGTCGGTCCTCACGCCGCAGTCGAACAACGTGATAAACGTCGACTTCGTGACTGGTCAGAGGCTGTGA
- a CDS encoding DUF6797 domain-containing protein, which translates to MFRTLVLLMALACSAAVRAQTLEQHLLAETPAKLAAAARESGDARRGAILFHQVYVGCAKCHSMDGGSNSLGPDLTKLSEQKDATDEYVVTSVLKPSADIRKGFESLTVVTTDGRTQTGLLVSRSEDGVVLRDPAADGKSVSIAADQIEETVDSKLSIMPAGIANQLGSRQQFLDLLSYVLQVRDGGVEVARKLQPSPSLIAFTLPEYESHVDHAGLIRKLDDDAFARGHAIYERLCINCHGNKQKPSSLPTALRFAEGKFRSGGDPYAMYRTLTHGFGLMVPQTWMVPQQKYDVIHYIREEYLRDDNAAQYADVTDNYLASLPKGDTFGPEPVEYAPWSDMDYGPSMINTFEVGSDGTNFAHKGIAVRLDPGPGGIAKGNKWAIFDHDTMRFVAAWTRDPESSEAGFVNWQGIHFDGRHGTHPRVVGDVQFSNPTGPGWAKPGTADFTDDQRVIGRDDNRYGPLPRDWAKYRGLHSVGDDTIIDYTVGGRRVLERFGAVETSVDRGSLTDESPVSARPKSQLTTVFTRTMSLGASGSPNMMLVATHPNEETVYRRIGKYSAVIAPFKSGNTVYDPSQFNGASHLQIDDAAVLDMSSGSFTLAARIRTSNDGVIFSKCNNEGPWVPGGKAFFVRGGRLTYDIGWVGAANSKKRVDDGKWHNVGMTWNHETGRVNFYIDDQKNGGGILKPKQKADSKHVAKIGFAAGNFPADSHFVGEIDSVAFFPRVVTSHLDSVQSQRKQRPSALWDLHSGIVDGLVPNRRESPNAAAKDSATESTQSPHKLAAKHIHRDGPRTSRAIFAGVVGSNRGFAFSPKDNRLHLTFPPARETENVVVWTAAVPAGLSVEELGALEAQIQQQVKPADLQAAIDDIGKPRWPEVVTTTPVLGSDDGPFAVDELTSPANNPWLARLRFTGHDFFDDGDRMAVCSWDGDVWLVSGLKSLARHGAIGEWNSYPASPIKILELAAEEASAPALKWQRIASGLFQPLGLKIVDGTIYLTCRDQLVILRDRNGDGETDFYECFNNDHQVTPHFHEFAMGLQRDDAGNFYYAKSARHALTAIVPHHGTLLRIPPDGSRTDFLANGFRAANGVCLNKDGSFIVTDQEGHWNPKNRINWVREGGFYGNMFGYHDVTDDSNEAMEQPLCWITNAFDRSPAELMWIDNKAWGPLNGSLLNLSYGYGKVYVVPHEEKNGQMQGGMCEFPIPQFPTGVTRGRISPHDNALYVCGMFAWGSSQQAREGGLYRIRPTGKPAYLPVGLNASGKELKITFTDELDAGSATSPDNFTVRVWALKRNANYGSKHYDEHEIEVASARLSDDGRAVTLAIPELAKTWCMEIKCRLKSADGETFERVIHNTIHRPE; encoded by the coding sequence ATGTTTCGAACCTTAGTTCTACTGATGGCACTCGCCTGCTCAGCAGCCGTGCGGGCTCAAACTCTTGAGCAGCATCTTCTGGCCGAAACGCCCGCCAAGCTGGCCGCGGCCGCTCGTGAGTCCGGCGACGCGCGGCGCGGGGCGATTCTGTTTCATCAGGTGTATGTCGGTTGCGCGAAGTGCCACTCAATGGATGGCGGTAGCAATTCCCTGGGGCCAGACCTCACGAAACTGTCAGAGCAGAAAGACGCCACCGATGAATACGTTGTAACGTCGGTGCTGAAACCGTCCGCTGACATTCGCAAAGGCTTCGAATCACTAACCGTCGTGACAACCGACGGAAGAACTCAAACAGGTTTGCTGGTCAGCCGCAGCGAAGACGGCGTCGTCCTGCGAGACCCCGCCGCCGACGGGAAAAGCGTTTCGATCGCGGCGGACCAGATTGAGGAAACGGTTGATAGCAAATTATCAATTATGCCTGCCGGGATCGCCAACCAGCTTGGAAGTCGTCAGCAGTTTCTGGATCTGCTTAGCTACGTGCTGCAGGTTCGAGACGGCGGCGTTGAGGTGGCTCGCAAGCTGCAGCCTTCGCCGAGTTTAATCGCCTTCACGCTGCCGGAATATGAAAGCCACGTTGATCATGCGGGCCTGATTCGCAAGCTGGACGACGATGCGTTCGCGCGAGGCCACGCGATTTACGAACGACTTTGCATCAACTGCCACGGCAATAAGCAGAAACCAAGCTCACTACCCACGGCGTTGCGGTTTGCGGAAGGCAAGTTCCGCAGCGGCGGCGATCCGTATGCGATGTATCGCACGCTAACTCACGGTTTTGGACTGATGGTCCCGCAGACGTGGATGGTGCCACAGCAGAAGTACGACGTCATTCACTACATTCGTGAAGAGTACCTGCGGGACGACAATGCCGCTCAATACGCCGATGTCACAGACAACTATCTGGCCAGTCTGCCGAAGGGCGATACCTTCGGGCCGGAACCGGTGGAGTACGCTCCGTGGTCGGACATGGATTACGGCCCATCGATGATCAACACGTTTGAAGTTGGCAGCGATGGCACCAACTTCGCTCACAAAGGCATCGCCGTAAGACTTGACCCCGGTCCCGGCGGCATTGCGAAGGGCAACAAGTGGGCCATCTTCGACCATGACACGATGAGATTCGTCGCTGCATGGACGCGAGATCCCGAATCGAGCGAAGCCGGGTTCGTCAATTGGCAAGGTATCCACTTCGACGGACGACATGGAACTCATCCGCGTGTTGTCGGCGACGTGCAGTTCAGCAATCCCACGGGTCCGGGTTGGGCAAAGCCAGGCACGGCGGACTTTACAGACGACCAACGTGTGATCGGCCGAGACGACAATCGCTACGGACCGCTACCGCGTGATTGGGCCAAATATCGAGGACTGCACAGCGTCGGTGACGACACGATCATCGATTACACGGTCGGCGGTCGGCGCGTTCTGGAACGCTTTGGAGCGGTGGAGACTAGTGTTGATCGCGGCTCATTGACCGATGAGTCTCCTGTTTCCGCACGGCCGAAGTCGCAACTGACAACCGTCTTTACGCGCACAATGTCGCTCGGTGCCAGCGGTTCGCCCAACATGATGTTGGTGGCCACGCATCCTAACGAGGAAACCGTCTATCGCCGCATCGGCAAGTACAGCGCCGTTATCGCCCCGTTTAAGTCTGGCAATACTGTTTATGATCCATCTCAGTTCAACGGAGCGTCGCATTTGCAAATCGACGATGCTGCCGTGTTGGACATGTCCTCCGGCAGCTTCACGCTTGCCGCTCGCATTCGTACCAGCAACGACGGAGTCATCTTCAGCAAGTGCAATAATGAAGGTCCGTGGGTGCCGGGTGGGAAAGCATTCTTTGTTAGAGGTGGTCGATTGACTTACGACATCGGCTGGGTCGGTGCGGCGAATTCGAAAAAGCGAGTCGACGACGGCAAATGGCACAACGTGGGCATGACGTGGAACCACGAAACCGGCCGAGTCAACTTCTACATTGATGACCAGAAGAACGGCGGCGGAATTTTGAAGCCAAAGCAGAAGGCGGACTCAAAGCACGTCGCAAAGATTGGATTCGCCGCCGGCAACTTTCCGGCAGATTCGCACTTCGTCGGCGAAATAGACTCCGTGGCATTTTTCCCACGGGTCGTGACGTCACACCTGGATTCCGTCCAATCGCAACGAAAGCAAAGGCCTTCGGCGCTGTGGGATTTGCACTCTGGCATAGTCGACGGACTAGTGCCCAATCGACGTGAGTCGCCAAACGCCGCTGCGAAGGACTCAGCGACTGAATCGACGCAATCGCCGCACAAGCTCGCTGCCAAACACATTCATCGTGATGGGCCTCGAACCAGCCGAGCGATCTTTGCGGGAGTCGTCGGCAGCAACCGCGGTTTCGCATTCAGCCCGAAAGATAATCGCCTGCACCTCACGTTTCCTCCCGCTCGTGAAACAGAAAACGTAGTCGTGTGGACCGCTGCGGTGCCGGCTGGCTTGAGCGTTGAAGAATTGGGTGCCCTGGAAGCTCAAATTCAGCAACAAGTGAAGCCCGCAGACCTGCAGGCCGCAATCGACGACATCGGAAAGCCACGCTGGCCCGAAGTTGTCACCACCACGCCCGTCCTCGGTAGCGACGACGGACCGTTCGCTGTGGATGAGTTGACTTCGCCTGCAAACAATCCGTGGCTGGCGCGGTTGCGATTTACCGGGCACGATTTCTTCGACGATGGCGACCGCATGGCGGTGTGCAGTTGGGACGGCGACGTGTGGCTGGTGAGTGGGTTGAAGTCGCTCGCCCGACACGGTGCTATCGGAGAATGGAATTCCTACCCGGCGTCGCCGATAAAAATATTGGAACTCGCTGCGGAGGAAGCGTCTGCACCTGCGTTGAAATGGCAGCGCATCGCTTCCGGGCTTTTTCAGCCGCTGGGCCTGAAAATTGTCGATGGCACCATTTACCTCACCTGCCGTGACCAGCTTGTGATTCTGCGTGATCGCAACGGCGACGGCGAAACGGACTTTTACGAATGCTTCAACAACGATCACCAGGTCACGCCGCACTTCCATGAATTTGCGATGGGGTTGCAGCGAGATGACGCGGGGAATTTCTATTATGCGAAGTCAGCTCGGCATGCGCTAACAGCCATCGTGCCTCATCATGGAACTCTGCTGCGCATTCCGCCCGACGGATCGCGCACCGACTTTTTGGCCAATGGTTTTCGAGCGGCAAACGGCGTGTGCCTGAACAAGGATGGTTCCTTCATCGTGACCGATCAGGAAGGCCACTGGAATCCCAAGAATCGTATCAACTGGGTACGTGAGGGCGGTTTCTACGGCAACATGTTTGGTTACCACGACGTGACGGACGACAGCAATGAAGCGATGGAACAGCCGCTGTGTTGGATCACCAACGCCTTCGACAGGTCACCTGCGGAACTGATGTGGATCGACAACAAGGCATGGGGACCGCTGAACGGAAGCCTGCTAAATTTGTCTTACGGCTACGGCAAGGTGTACGTCGTTCCGCACGAAGAAAAGAATGGGCAGATGCAGGGTGGCATGTGCGAGTTCCCCATTCCGCAGTTCCCAACCGGCGTCACTCGCGGCCGTATCAGCCCGCACGACAACGCACTCTACGTTTGCGGCATGTTTGCGTGGGGCAGCAGCCAACAGGCCAGAGAAGGTGGCCTGTACCGCATTCGCCCAACGGGCAAGCCTGCTTATCTGCCCGTCGGATTAAATGCTTCCGGGAAGGAACTAAAAATCACGTTCACCGATGAGCTCGACGCTGGCAGTGCCACGTCGCCAGACAACTTTACGGTCAGGGTTTGGGCGTTGAAGCGGAATGCAAATTATGGTTCGAAACATTATGACGAACACGAGATCGAAGTTGCGTCCGCGCGACTTTCTGATGACGGCCGGGCAGTGACACTCGCGATTCCGGAGCTCGCCAAAACCTGGTGCATGGAGATCAAATGCCGTCTGAAGTCTGCTGACGGAGAAACGTTCGAACGAGTCATCCACAACACGATTCATCGGCCGGAATAG